The Bacteroidota bacterium genome has a segment encoding these proteins:
- a CDS encoding glycosyltransferase, translating to MLSIIICSKNPTISPELEKNILETTGVDYELIIIDNSRNEYSIFASYNEGIHKSKFPYLCFVHDDVLFKTENWGKLVCRHLSDETVGVIGIAGGDIATRIPGPWSISGQAKSFIQSDKSKKRKTVFDLAQKSQRSLKQEVVLLDGVWLCMRHNIFEKIMFDDKTFDGFHAYDYDICIQAKLKGYKNFVVYDIIIEHFSWGIRNKDWVINLLKVFTKWQPFLPVTLNNYSKEEIQKLETKNFYLFVKRMVHVRFTRDEILESVSELWKQVFPEKPVNDLRRQLIVMKILKFFKILGLKTHF from the coding sequence ATGTTATCAATAATTATCTGTTCTAAAAATCCAACTATCAGTCCGGAACTTGAAAAGAATATTCTGGAAACAACTGGTGTGGATTATGAACTTATTATAATTGATAATTCAAGAAATGAGTATTCCATTTTCGCGTCATATAATGAAGGCATCCACAAAAGCAAATTCCCATATTTATGCTTTGTACATGATGATGTTTTATTTAAAACTGAAAACTGGGGTAAACTGGTTTGCAGGCATCTGAGTGATGAAACCGTTGGTGTCATAGGAATTGCAGGCGGTGACATTGCAACAAGAATTCCAGGACCATGGTCAATTTCAGGTCAGGCAAAAAGCTTCATCCAATCTGATAAATCGAAAAAAAGAAAAACAGTTTTTGATTTAGCTCAAAAAAGTCAGAGATCACTCAAACAGGAAGTTGTTCTGCTGGATGGTGTTTGGCTTTGCATGCGCCATAATATCTTCGAAAAGATTATGTTTGATGATAAAACTTTTGATGGCTTTCATGCATACGACTATGATATCTGTATTCAGGCAAAACTGAAAGGTTATAAGAATTTTGTTGTTTATGATATTATAATCGAACATTTTTCCTGGGGTATCAGAAACAAAGACTGGGTAATAAATTTGTTGAAGGTCTTTACGAAATGGCAGCCATTTCTTCCTGTTACTCTTAATAATTATTCCAAAGAAGAAATACAGAAATTGGAAACGAAAAACTTTTATCTTTTTGTAAAGAGAATGGTTCATGTCAGGTTTACCCGCGATGAGATTCTTGAATCAGTTTCTGAATTGTGGAAACAGGTTTTCCCTGAAAAACCTGTGAATGATCTAAGAAGACAATTAATTGTAATGAAGATTCTGAAGTTTTTCAAAATATTAGGATTGAAAACACACTTTTAA